Proteins encoded in a region of the Drosophila sechellia strain sech25 chromosome 2L, ASM438219v1, whole genome shotgun sequence genome:
- the LOC6611642 gene encoding vascular endothelial growth factor receptor 1 isoform X6, which yields MAMLPPWILLPLLLILLISWSDAVPLQQFSPDPDDSIENCGGENGAPLMTPCKSAIILDAQTSTTLKCEGDEPMSWWTSQSQYVHVKSFNNTEDPARPFGTSVDLIEVTADYVAAYYCVKNSKFSQIAKEEQSDEVMIELVNQGYASSIYVYVNDPDTKLVDSHNVVTARQYTDVVIPCKPAMPDTEVLLETSNGEMHSSKSVGRYDPQRGFTIEIRSIVDGGDYYCRPNPPFPHNEEEMTSIEVRFIGNGHIDTTGLEIPRTQPTNMVYMYAPGVTDGDDEVLTVTNQSTGNVALIRGGDGTLSRERARRSPARLAPMNASPSPRPGQDGKPLPKPVIRSSVEHHVFTDTNFTLDCEQSAYFESVYGMEWFTPSRDENRIFASQSRTDPKTRNSTHQTGRSTLTVLNAQPSDTGLYKCVTTDNSNQNVQRATYRIKVLKQNERYLNVDEPSGHYNVQEYANRTIQMTANFEGFPTPSFSWFKPDGTEVRQSENNFKILSTELSTMLQVLNAQLQDSGTYVLRGSNSFGIVQREYNVSVMDAPALKMSDAYVQVGSVARLECTVRSYPPAIVTFFFHPCSLEPRWPTCFVQNQNFSLPSEQEKYQFQTRPRPGKLSVERIYEVSFLPTEPGILTCIAQNIIDGKERRSLTKAHVMLGNISENMTIYNFDKDHKIAKEDNVNFTCEALAYHFDGNLKWFINGEDLKESDLVRIETSHTKYSYKSTVHISTISDRDRGTYECRAYHNDNDAVYSSREIDLYVHDPSAPQWTNADQAGHSKIKRKLSQTLELECASTAVPVAVVRWFKDDKEVTETKLRHIIEKESKLLITHLYPGDEGVYKCVVENRLDRIERSFTVVISDLPGISMAWVWFGVILFLILIGLCLFLAVRYQKEHKRHLALKAAGLANFEEGAVGHINPDLTLDEQAELLPYNREFEFPRDNLKLGKQLGAGAFGVVLKGEAKGIRREEPTTTVAVKMVKATADNEVVRALVSELKIMVHLGQHLNVVNLLGAVTKNIAKRELMVIVEYCRFGNIQNFLLRNRKCFINQINPDTDHIDPSIMTQRMSDNYELNRDTNGGGLKYANVGFPIHSYINEPHNNNTQPPTHRRNSDNDPRSGTRAGRTGSGSATYSYDRQMDTCATVMTTVPEDDQIMSNNSVQPAWRSNYKTDSTEAMTVTTVDLISWAFQVARGMDYLSSKKVLHGDLAARNILLCEDNVVKICDFGLARSMYRGDNYKKSESGKLPIKWLALESLSDHVFSTYSDVWSYGIVLWEMFSLAKVPYPGIDPNQELFNKLNDGYRMEKPKFANQELYEIMLECWRKNPESRPLFAELEKRFANMLGEDVASHYLDLNNPYMQSNIEYMKKQSTDYLALMGSPDEMAPAAPRYVNGHIVPDIRARQSPTLSNNLNSGSSKPLRKKNGMPTVDVADQAPEEIPMLHRRSTGSDGSPEQGRRFNQAIMQQYATPTPSPRHHVETKLNGQSSENYVNMKPPRKNIPGKTTTGGGGAGAGASTEAFSNPSYQPLSTVNEKEQRRY from the exons ATGGCGATGCTTCCGCCGTGGATTctgctgcccctgctcctGATTTTGCTGATCTCGTGGAGCGATGCTG TGCCTTTGCAGCAGTTCTCTCCGGATCCCGATGACAGCATCGAGAACTGCGGCGGCGAGAATGGAGCTCCCCTGATGACGCCCTGCAAGAGCGCCATAATCCTGGATGCCCAGACGAGCACCACGCTAAAGTGCGAGGGCGACGAGCCGATGAGCTGGTGGACCAGTCAATCGCAGTATGTGCATGTCAAGTCCTTCAATAATACGGAGGATCCGGCTCGACCATTCGGCACCAGCGTGGATCTCATCGAGGTGACGGCTGACTATGTGGCAGCCTACTATTGCGTGAAGAATTCGAAGTTCAGTCAGATCGCCAAGGAGGAGCAGTCGGATGAGGTGATGATCGAACTGGTTAATCAGGGATACGCCAGCTCCATCTACGTGTACGTGAACGATCCGGACACTAAGCTGGTCGATAGTCACAATGTGGTGACGGCACGCCAGTACACCGACGTAGTGATACCCTGCAAACCAGCCATGCCGGACACAGAGGTGCTGCTGGAGACCAGTAATGGAGAA ATGCATtccagcaaatctgtcggtCGATACGATCCGCAACGGGGATTCACCATCGAAATCCGCAGCATCGTGGATGGCGGAGACTACTACTGCCGCCCCAATCCGCCATTCCCGCATAACGAAGAGGAGATGACCAGCATAGAAGTGCGCTTTATTGGTAACGGTCACATTGATA CAACCGGATTGGAAATCCCCCGTACCCAACCGACTAACATGGTGTACATGTATGCACCAGGTGTCACCGATGGCGATGACGAGGTCCTCACTGTTACTAACCAATCGACGGGTAATGTGGCACTAATCCGTGGTGGTGATGGAACTTTATCCAGGGAGCGGGCACGGCGAAGTCCAGCCCGCCTGGCTCCGATGAATGCGTCGCCCTCACCCAGACCAGGGC AAGACGGCAAACCGCTGCCAAAGCCCGTGATCAGGTCCTCCGTGGAGCATCACGTCTTCACGGACACCAACTTCACCCTGGATTGCGAGCAGTCCGCCTACTTTGAATCCGTATACGGAATGGAATGGTTCACTCCGTCCCGGGATGAG AATCGCATCTTTGCCTCCCAATCGAGAACCGATCCCAAGACCAGGAACAGCACCCACCAGACGGGCAGGAGCACCTTGACAGTGCTGAATGCACAACCCTCGGACACTGGTCTATACAAGTGTGTGACCACAGACAATTCCAACCAGAACGTACAACGGGCCACCTACAGGATCAAGGTCCTAA AGCAAAACGAACGTTACCTGAACGTGGACGAACCATCGGGTCATTACAACGTGCAGGAATATGCGAATCGCACGATCCAGATGACCGCCAACTTTGAGGGATTTCCGACGCCCTCCTTCAGCTGGTTCAAGCCCGATGGCACCGAGGTGCGGCAGTCGGAGAATAACTTCAAGATTCTCTCCACGGAATTGAGCACAATGCTCCAGGTGCTGAACGCCCAATTGCAGGACAGCGGAACGTATGTCCTCCGTGGATCCAATTCCTTCGGCATCGTTCAGCGGGAGTACAATGTCAGTGTGATGGACGCTCCGGCGCTAAAGATGTCCGACGCATATGTCCAGGTGGGATCCGTGGCGCGACTGGAGTGCACCGTACGCTCCTATCCGCCGGCTATCGTCACCTTCTTTTTCCACCCCTGCAGCCTGGAACCACGGTGGCCCACTTGCTTCGTGCAAAATCAGAACTTTAGC TTGCCGAGTGAACAGGAGAAATACCAG TTCCAGACCCGACCGAGACCCGGAAAGCTGAGTGTGGAACGCATATACGAGGTATCGTTCCTGCCCACGGAACCGGGAATCCTCACGTGCATTGCCCAAAATATCATTGATGGAAAGGAGCGAAGGTCCCTGACGAAGGCGCACGTTATGCTGGGCAACATTTCCGAGAACATGACCATATATAACTTCGATAAGGATCACAAAATCGCCAAGGAGGACAATGTGAACTTCACCTGTGAGGCGCTGGCCTATCACTTCGATGGAAACCTTAAATGGTTCATCAATGGAGAGGATTTGAAGGAGTCAGATT TGGTTCGCATTGAGACCAGCCATACCAAGTACTCGTACAAGAGCACTGTACACATCTCCACGATATCCGACAGGGATCGTGGAACCTACGAGTGCCGGGCCTAccacaacgacaacgacgcCGTTTACAGCAGCCGTGAGATAGACTTGTACGTCCACGATCCCTCAGCTCCTCAGTGGACAAACGCCGACCAGGCGGGACACTCGAAAATAAAGCGCAAACTTAGCCAAACGCTGGAGCTGGAGTGTGCCTCCACAGCGGTTCCCGTGGCCGTTGTGCGATGGTTTAAGGACGACAAGGAGGTGACCGAAACAAAACTCAGGCACATCATTGAAAAGGAGTCCAAGCTGCTGATCACTCACCTCTATCCCGGAGATGAAGGCGTCTACAAGTGTGTGGTCGAGAACCGCTTGGACAGAATCGAACGCTCCTTCACGGTGGTGATATCAG ATCTGCCCGGCATTAGCATGGCCTGGGTGTGGTTCGGTGTTATACTATTCCTCATCCTGATCGGTCTGTGCCTCTTCCTGGCCGTGCGCTACCAGAAGGAGCACAAGCGGCATCTGGCCCTTAAGGCAGCCGGATTGGCCAACTTCGAGGAGGGCGCCGTGGGACACATTAATCCCGATCTGACCCTGGACGAGCAGGCGGAACTGCTGCCGTACAATCGGGAATTCGAGTTCCCGCGGGATAACCTGAAGCTGGGCAAGCAACTGGGAGCCGGAGCATTTGGCGTGGTGCTCAAGGGCGAGGCCAAGGGCATCCGGCGAGAGGAGCCCACCACAACGGTGGCCGTCAAAATGGTCAAGGCGACGGCTGACAACGAGGTGGTGAGGGCACTGGTCTCCGAGCTCAAAATCATGGTGCATCTGGGACAGCACTTGAATGTGGTCAATCTCCTGGGTGCAGTTACAAAAAATATTGCCAAGC GCGAACTCATGGTCATTGTGGAATACTGTCGCTTTGGCAACATTCAGAACTTCCTTCTGAGGAACAGGAAGTGCTTTATCAATCAAATCAATCCAGATACCGATCACATTGACCCCAGCATCATGACCCAGCGCATGTCCGACAACTACGAACTGAACCG CGATACGAATGGTGGTGGCTTGAAGTACGCCAATGTCGGTTTCCCGATCCACTCTTACATTAATGAGCCGCACAACAATAACACGCAACCGCCAACTCATCGCAGAAACTCGGACAATGATCCCCGATCGGGCACCCGAGCCGGACGAACCGGATCCGGATCAGCCACCTACAGCTACGACCGTCAGATGGATACCTGTGCCACCGTTATGACCACCGTCCCAGAAG ACGATCAAATAATGTCCAATAACTCCGTACAACCCGCCTGGCGTTCCAATTACAAAACCGACTCCACGGAGGCGATGACAGTGACCACTGTGGACTTGATCAGTTGGGCATTCCAAGTGGCAAGGGGCATGGATTACTTGTCCTCCAAGAAGGTGTTGCACGGCGATCTGGCCGCCAGAAATATTCTCCTCTGCGAGGACAATGTGGTAAAGATTTGTGACTTTGGTCTGGCGCGATCCATGTATCGAGGGGATAACTACAAGAAGTCAG AGAGTGGAAAGCTGCCCATCAAGTGGCTGGCGCTGGAATCGCTGAGCGATCATGTGTTCAGCACATACAGCGATGTCTGGTCCTACGGAATTGTTCTATGGGAGATGTTCTCGCTGGCCAAGGTGCCGTATCCGGGCATCGATCCCAACCAGGAGCTTTTTAACAAACTGAACGACGGCTACCGCATGGAGAAGCCGAAATTTGCCAACCAGGAGCTCTACGAGATTATGCTAGAGTGCTGGCGAAAGAA TCCCGAAAGCAGACCTTTGTTTGCTGAGCTGGAGAAGCGATTTGCAAACATGCTGGGCGAGGATGTAGCCAGC CACTACTTGGACCTGAACAATCCGTACATGCAGAGCAACATTGAGTACATGAAGAAGCAGTCCACGGATTACCTGGCACTGATGGGCTCGCCCGACGAGATGGCGCCTGCAGCTCCGCGCTACGTGAACGGGCACATAGTTCCCGATATAC GGGCGCGACAGTCGCCTACGCTGAGTAACAATCTCAACAGCGGATCGAGTAAGCCGCTCCGCAAGAAGAACGGCATGCCAACTGTGGATGTGGCGGATCAGGCGCCGGAGGAGATACCTATGCTGCACCGCCGCTCCACCGGATCGGATGGGAGTCCGGAGCAGGGAAGGCGCTTCAATCAGGCCATCATGCAGCAgtatgccacgcccacaccgtCCCCTCGCCATCATGTGGAAACCAAACTCAATGGGCAGTCCTCCGAAAACTATGTGAATATGAAGCCACCCAGGAAGAATATACCAGGCAAAACCACAACAGGTGGCGGGGGCGCTGGTGCTGGAGCCTCCACGGAGGCCTTCTCGAATCCCAGCTATCAGCCACTGTCCACCGTCAACGAGAAGGAGCAACGAAGGTATTAG
- the LOC6611642 gene encoding vascular endothelial growth factor receptor 1 isoform X8, whose product MAMLPPWILLPLLLILLISWSDAVPLQQFSPDPDDSIENCGGENGAPLMTPCKSAIILDAQTSTTLKCEGDEPMSWWTSQSQYVHVKSFNNTEDPARPFGTSVDLIEVTADYVAAYYCVKNSKFSQIAKEEQSDEVMIELVNQGYASSIYVYVNDPDTKLVDSHNVVTARQYTDVVIPCKPAMPDTEVLLETSNGESTWKISSKGQIQGNPKFFDSVRYHPRWGFTFQVIDYVSGYLYCKTLDYEFIIDVTYPEKDGKPLPKPVIRSSVEHHVFTDTNFTLDCEQSAYFESVYGMEWFTPSRDENRIFASQSRTDPKTRNSTHQTGRSTLTVLNAQPSDTGLYKCVTTDNSNQNVQRATYRIKVLKQNERYLNVDEPSGHYNVQEYANRTIQMTANFEGFPTPSFSWFKPDGTEVRQSENNFKILSTELSTMLQVLNAQLQDSGTYVLRGSNSFGIVQREYNVSVMDAPALKMSDAYVQVGSVARLECTVRSYPPAIVTFFFHPCSLEPRWPTCFVQNQNFSLPSEQEKYQFQTRPRPGKLSVERIYEVSFLPTEPGILTCIAQNIIDGKERRSLTKAHVMLGNISENMTIYNFDKDHKIAKEDNVNFTCEALAYHFDGNLKWFINGEDLKESDLVRIETSHTKYSYKSTVHISTISDRDRGTYECRAYHNDNDAVYSSREIDLYVHDPSAPQWTNADQAGHSKIKRKLSQTLELECASTAVPVAVVRWFKDDKEVTETKLRHIIEKESKLLITHLYPGDEGVYKCVVENRLDRIERSFTVVISDLPGISMAWVWFGVILFLILIGLCLFLAVRYQKEHKRHLALKAAGLANFEEGAVGHINPDLTLDEQAELLPYNREFEFPRDNLKLGKQLGAGAFGVVLKGEAKGIRREEPTTTVAVKMVKATADNEVVRALVSELKIMVHLGQHLNVVNLLGAVTKNIAKRELMVIVEYCRFGNIQNFLLRNRKCFINQINPDTDHIDPSIMTQRMSDNYELNRDTNGGGLKYANVGFPIHSYINEPHNNNTQPPTHRRNSDNDPRSGTRAGRTGSGSATYSYDRQMDTCATVMTTVPEDDQIMSNNSVQPAWRSNYKTDSTEAMTVTTVDLISWAFQVARGMDYLSSKKVLHGDLAARNILLCEDNVVKICDFGLARSMYRGDNYKKSESGKLPIKWLALESLSDHVFSTYSDVWSYGIVLWEMFSLAKVPYPGIDPNQELFNKLNDGYRMEKPKFANQELYEIMLECWRKNPESRPLFAELEKRFANMLGEDVASHYLDLNNPYMQSNIEYMKKQSTDYLALMGSPDEMAPAAPRYVNGHIVPDIRIEELPDDYMEMSRDSDPDASTAIFSPKRLEGETSHFPDFSSETTFNFPGARQSPTLSNNLNSGSSKPLRKKNGMPTVDVADQAPEEIPMLHRRSTGSDGSPEQGRRFNQAIMQQYATPTPSPRHHVETKLNGQSSENYVNMKPPRKNIPGKTTTGGGGAGAGASTEAFSNPSYQPLSTVNEKEQRRY is encoded by the exons ATGGCGATGCTTCCGCCGTGGATTctgctgcccctgctcctGATTTTGCTGATCTCGTGGAGCGATGCTG TGCCTTTGCAGCAGTTCTCTCCGGATCCCGATGACAGCATCGAGAACTGCGGCGGCGAGAATGGAGCTCCCCTGATGACGCCCTGCAAGAGCGCCATAATCCTGGATGCCCAGACGAGCACCACGCTAAAGTGCGAGGGCGACGAGCCGATGAGCTGGTGGACCAGTCAATCGCAGTATGTGCATGTCAAGTCCTTCAATAATACGGAGGATCCGGCTCGACCATTCGGCACCAGCGTGGATCTCATCGAGGTGACGGCTGACTATGTGGCAGCCTACTATTGCGTGAAGAATTCGAAGTTCAGTCAGATCGCCAAGGAGGAGCAGTCGGATGAGGTGATGATCGAACTGGTTAATCAGGGATACGCCAGCTCCATCTACGTGTACGTGAACGATCCGGACACTAAGCTGGTCGATAGTCACAATGTGGTGACGGCACGCCAGTACACCGACGTAGTGATACCCTGCAAACCAGCCATGCCGGACACAGAGGTGCTGCTGGAGACCAGTAATGGAGAA AGCACGTGGAAAATCAGCTCGAAAGGTCAGATTCAGGGTAACCCCAAGTTCTTCGATAGTGTGAGGTACCATCCCAGATGGGGCTTTACCTTTCAAGTCATTGACTATGTATCCGGTTACTTGTATTGCAAAACGTTGGACTATGAATTTATCATTGACGTTACCTATCCAGAAA AAGACGGCAAACCGCTGCCAAAGCCCGTGATCAGGTCCTCCGTGGAGCATCACGTCTTCACGGACACCAACTTCACCCTGGATTGCGAGCAGTCCGCCTACTTTGAATCCGTATACGGAATGGAATGGTTCACTCCGTCCCGGGATGAG AATCGCATCTTTGCCTCCCAATCGAGAACCGATCCCAAGACCAGGAACAGCACCCACCAGACGGGCAGGAGCACCTTGACAGTGCTGAATGCACAACCCTCGGACACTGGTCTATACAAGTGTGTGACCACAGACAATTCCAACCAGAACGTACAACGGGCCACCTACAGGATCAAGGTCCTAA AGCAAAACGAACGTTACCTGAACGTGGACGAACCATCGGGTCATTACAACGTGCAGGAATATGCGAATCGCACGATCCAGATGACCGCCAACTTTGAGGGATTTCCGACGCCCTCCTTCAGCTGGTTCAAGCCCGATGGCACCGAGGTGCGGCAGTCGGAGAATAACTTCAAGATTCTCTCCACGGAATTGAGCACAATGCTCCAGGTGCTGAACGCCCAATTGCAGGACAGCGGAACGTATGTCCTCCGTGGATCCAATTCCTTCGGCATCGTTCAGCGGGAGTACAATGTCAGTGTGATGGACGCTCCGGCGCTAAAGATGTCCGACGCATATGTCCAGGTGGGATCCGTGGCGCGACTGGAGTGCACCGTACGCTCCTATCCGCCGGCTATCGTCACCTTCTTTTTCCACCCCTGCAGCCTGGAACCACGGTGGCCCACTTGCTTCGTGCAAAATCAGAACTTTAGC TTGCCGAGTGAACAGGAGAAATACCAG TTCCAGACCCGACCGAGACCCGGAAAGCTGAGTGTGGAACGCATATACGAGGTATCGTTCCTGCCCACGGAACCGGGAATCCTCACGTGCATTGCCCAAAATATCATTGATGGAAAGGAGCGAAGGTCCCTGACGAAGGCGCACGTTATGCTGGGCAACATTTCCGAGAACATGACCATATATAACTTCGATAAGGATCACAAAATCGCCAAGGAGGACAATGTGAACTTCACCTGTGAGGCGCTGGCCTATCACTTCGATGGAAACCTTAAATGGTTCATCAATGGAGAGGATTTGAAGGAGTCAGATT TGGTTCGCATTGAGACCAGCCATACCAAGTACTCGTACAAGAGCACTGTACACATCTCCACGATATCCGACAGGGATCGTGGAACCTACGAGTGCCGGGCCTAccacaacgacaacgacgcCGTTTACAGCAGCCGTGAGATAGACTTGTACGTCCACGATCCCTCAGCTCCTCAGTGGACAAACGCCGACCAGGCGGGACACTCGAAAATAAAGCGCAAACTTAGCCAAACGCTGGAGCTGGAGTGTGCCTCCACAGCGGTTCCCGTGGCCGTTGTGCGATGGTTTAAGGACGACAAGGAGGTGACCGAAACAAAACTCAGGCACATCATTGAAAAGGAGTCCAAGCTGCTGATCACTCACCTCTATCCCGGAGATGAAGGCGTCTACAAGTGTGTGGTCGAGAACCGCTTGGACAGAATCGAACGCTCCTTCACGGTGGTGATATCAG ATCTGCCCGGCATTAGCATGGCCTGGGTGTGGTTCGGTGTTATACTATTCCTCATCCTGATCGGTCTGTGCCTCTTCCTGGCCGTGCGCTACCAGAAGGAGCACAAGCGGCATCTGGCCCTTAAGGCAGCCGGATTGGCCAACTTCGAGGAGGGCGCCGTGGGACACATTAATCCCGATCTGACCCTGGACGAGCAGGCGGAACTGCTGCCGTACAATCGGGAATTCGAGTTCCCGCGGGATAACCTGAAGCTGGGCAAGCAACTGGGAGCCGGAGCATTTGGCGTGGTGCTCAAGGGCGAGGCCAAGGGCATCCGGCGAGAGGAGCCCACCACAACGGTGGCCGTCAAAATGGTCAAGGCGACGGCTGACAACGAGGTGGTGAGGGCACTGGTCTCCGAGCTCAAAATCATGGTGCATCTGGGACAGCACTTGAATGTGGTCAATCTCCTGGGTGCAGTTACAAAAAATATTGCCAAGC GCGAACTCATGGTCATTGTGGAATACTGTCGCTTTGGCAACATTCAGAACTTCCTTCTGAGGAACAGGAAGTGCTTTATCAATCAAATCAATCCAGATACCGATCACATTGACCCCAGCATCATGACCCAGCGCATGTCCGACAACTACGAACTGAACCG CGATACGAATGGTGGTGGCTTGAAGTACGCCAATGTCGGTTTCCCGATCCACTCTTACATTAATGAGCCGCACAACAATAACACGCAACCGCCAACTCATCGCAGAAACTCGGACAATGATCCCCGATCGGGCACCCGAGCCGGACGAACCGGATCCGGATCAGCCACCTACAGCTACGACCGTCAGATGGATACCTGTGCCACCGTTATGACCACCGTCCCAGAAG ACGATCAAATAATGTCCAATAACTCCGTACAACCCGCCTGGCGTTCCAATTACAAAACCGACTCCACGGAGGCGATGACAGTGACCACTGTGGACTTGATCAGTTGGGCATTCCAAGTGGCAAGGGGCATGGATTACTTGTCCTCCAAGAAGGTGTTGCACGGCGATCTGGCCGCCAGAAATATTCTCCTCTGCGAGGACAATGTGGTAAAGATTTGTGACTTTGGTCTGGCGCGATCCATGTATCGAGGGGATAACTACAAGAAGTCAG AGAGTGGAAAGCTGCCCATCAAGTGGCTGGCGCTGGAATCGCTGAGCGATCATGTGTTCAGCACATACAGCGATGTCTGGTCCTACGGAATTGTTCTATGGGAGATGTTCTCGCTGGCCAAGGTGCCGTATCCGGGCATCGATCCCAACCAGGAGCTTTTTAACAAACTGAACGACGGCTACCGCATGGAGAAGCCGAAATTTGCCAACCAGGAGCTCTACGAGATTATGCTAGAGTGCTGGCGAAAGAA TCCCGAAAGCAGACCTTTGTTTGCTGAGCTGGAGAAGCGATTTGCAAACATGCTGGGCGAGGATGTAGCCAGC CACTACTTGGACCTGAACAATCCGTACATGCAGAGCAACATTGAGTACATGAAGAAGCAGTCCACGGATTACCTGGCACTGATGGGCTCGCCCGACGAGATGGCGCCTGCAGCTCCGCGCTACGTGAACGGGCACATAGTTCCCGATATAC GCATCGAGGAGCTGCCGGATGACTACATGGAGATGAGCCGGGACTCTGATCCCGATGCCAGCACCGCAATATTCTCACCCAAACGCCTCGAGGGCGAGACCTCACACTTTCCGGATTTCTCTAGCGAAACCACTTTCAATTTCCCAGGGGCGCGACAGTCGCCTACGCTGAGTAACAATCTCAACAGCGGATCGAGTAAGCCGCTCCGCAAGAAGAACGGCATGCCAACTGTGGATGTGGCGGATCAGGCGCCGGAGGAGATACCTATGCTGCACCGCCGCTCCACCGGATCGGATGGGAGTCCGGAGCAGGGAAGGCGCTTCAATCAGGCCATCATGCAGCAgtatgccacgcccacaccgtCCCCTCGCCATCATGTGGAAACCAAACTCAATGGGCAGTCCTCCGAAAACTATGTGAATATGAAGCCACCCAGGAAGAATATACCAGGCAAAACCACAACAGGTGGCGGGGGCGCTGGTGCTGGAGCCTCCACGGAGGCCTTCTCGAATCCCAGCTATCAGCCACTGTCCACCGTCAACGAGAAGGAGCAACGAAGGTATTAG